One segment of Streptomyces bathyalis DNA contains the following:
- a CDS encoding YhfT family protein translates to MSTVLAGALSAGEQGLDFSLAQKTTVILLCALTALISHLALAVFNDGVRPFMLDFIQGRSNRSATTAVSFGLSAGFIFGLGAPMALSTGVLNPWLLFLPTDVLGLLAPKKWLAPLLGGAWGALVVFGLNGANDIAHDLPVDFLTAMQQMATPILFLFTLFPVLAITRQFGKLRGGIAGVVELALVILTMKLWPDVFPGAAAMAVGVVMLIGFATAKDMRQRRADREEKAKAEVSEGKDASTGPERPVTEAELEDPMLSLFSASATRLRKHLPLFMVLGAGVCLLAQMHVFGGGEATSFLIAKEDYTGAAQVDFYRVFGFIPLIATTALASGAYAIAGFTFVYPVGYLLPSPWLALLAGAAIFAIEVLALSWIGRMLGRLPSVRDSSEHLRNAISESLWLAILFGSLLAANTMGGGLGILIVGGLYLLNEAMGRVVVRMAAAPAAVLVGGVLLNLLYWLDLFTPVKS, encoded by the coding sequence GTGAGCACCGTTCTGGCCGGCGCGCTGAGCGCAGGCGAACAAGGCCTCGACTTCTCTCTCGCGCAGAAGACGACCGTCATCCTCCTGTGCGCGCTGACCGCGCTCATATCCCACCTGGCGCTGGCCGTCTTCAACGACGGCGTACGTCCGTTCATGCTCGACTTCATCCAGGGCCGCAGCAACCGCAGCGCCACCACGGCGGTCTCCTTCGGCCTCTCCGCGGGCTTCATATTCGGGCTCGGCGCGCCGATGGCGCTGTCCACCGGAGTGCTCAACCCGTGGCTGCTCTTCCTCCCGACCGACGTGCTCGGGCTCCTCGCGCCGAAGAAGTGGCTCGCTCCCCTGCTGGGCGGCGCCTGGGGCGCGCTCGTCGTCTTCGGACTCAACGGGGCCAACGACATCGCGCACGATCTGCCGGTCGACTTCCTGACAGCCATGCAGCAGATGGCCACCCCGATCCTCTTCCTCTTCACGCTCTTCCCGGTGCTCGCGATCACCAGGCAGTTCGGCAAGCTCCGCGGCGGCATCGCCGGAGTCGTGGAACTCGCGCTCGTGATCCTCACGATGAAGCTGTGGCCCGATGTGTTCCCCGGAGCGGCGGCGATGGCCGTGGGCGTGGTCATGCTCATCGGGTTCGCGACCGCCAAGGACATGCGGCAGCGGCGGGCGGACCGGGAGGAGAAGGCCAAGGCCGAGGTCTCCGAGGGCAAGGACGCCTCGACCGGGCCCGAACGGCCCGTCACCGAGGCCGAGTTGGAAGATCCGATGCTGTCGCTCTTCAGCGCGAGCGCCACCCGGCTGCGCAAGCATCTGCCGCTGTTCATGGTGCTGGGCGCGGGGGTGTGTCTGCTGGCGCAGATGCACGTGTTCGGCGGCGGCGAGGCCACGAGCTTCCTCATAGCCAAGGAGGACTACACGGGCGCCGCCCAGGTGGACTTCTACCGCGTCTTCGGCTTCATTCCGCTGATCGCCACCACCGCGCTCGCCTCCGGCGCGTACGCGATCGCGGGCTTCACCTTCGTCTACCCCGTCGGATATCTGCTGCCGAGCCCGTGGCTGGCGCTGCTCGCCGGTGCGGCCATCTTCGCCATCGAGGTGCTGGCCCTGTCATGGATCGGCAGGATGCTGGGGCGCCTGCCGTCCGTACGCGACTCCTCCGAACACCTGCGGAACGCGATCAGCGAGAGCCTCTGGCTGGCGATCCTCTTCGGCTCGCTGCTGGCGGCCAACACCATGGGCGGCGGGCTCGGCATCCTCATCGTGGGCGGCCTCTACCTGCTCAACGAGGCGATGGGACGGGTCGTGGTGCGCATGGCGGCCGCGCCGGCCGCCGTCCTCGTGGGCGGAGTGCTGCTCAATCTTCTGTACTGGCTGGACCTGTTCACCCCCGTCAAGAGCTGA
- a CDS encoding aminotransferase class V-fold PLP-dependent enzyme, producing the protein MRPPRLPRTFPLPTVPLEEAVQEQSRLLECTARHFEGTQLFEADAGVVPGPGRPRTTARVEAVLADFFGAGAAALVQGAGTGAIRSALGAVLTAGDPLLIHRAPVYRTTAVTLRGLGVRTHEADFNDRTALESALASGEFRHAYVQHSRQRLGDSYDLREVVELCRAAGVRTVVDDNYTVFRVPVSGVGMGAEVSCFSLFKLHGPEGVGAVVGSREIVGQVHADNYSGGGQVQGHQALDALRALTHVPVMWALQSRTGTEIAERLEAGEVPGVAEVRIANVQDRALVVRLDRPLARELPAYAARYGAAPYPVGANSRYEVAPLFYRMSSSSLDDEPRLADWTVRINPMRAGADLVLDILRRALEDLYTAHGTGGS; encoded by the coding sequence ATGAGGCCGCCACGACTTCCGCGGACGTTCCCGCTTCCCACCGTGCCGCTGGAGGAGGCCGTACAGGAGCAGTCCCGGCTTCTGGAGTGCACGGCGCGGCACTTCGAGGGCACGCAGCTCTTCGAGGCGGACGCCGGTGTGGTGCCCGGACCGGGCAGGCCGCGCACGACCGCCCGCGTGGAGGCGGTACTGGCGGACTTCTTCGGAGCCGGAGCGGCGGCGCTCGTGCAGGGCGCGGGCACCGGAGCGATCCGCAGCGCCCTCGGCGCGGTGCTCACCGCGGGCGACCCCCTGCTCATCCACCGCGCCCCCGTCTACCGCACCACCGCGGTCACGCTGCGCGGGCTGGGCGTCCGCACCCACGAGGCTGACTTCAACGACCGGACGGCACTCGAATCCGCCCTGGCGAGCGGCGAGTTCCGCCACGCCTACGTCCAGCACTCCCGGCAACGCCTCGGAGACTCCTACGACCTGCGAGAGGTGGTCGAGCTGTGCCGGGCGGCAGGAGTCCGCACGGTCGTCGACGACAACTACACGGTCTTCCGGGTGCCGGTGAGCGGCGTCGGGATGGGCGCCGAGGTCTCGTGCTTCTCGCTGTTCAAGCTGCACGGCCCCGAGGGTGTGGGCGCCGTCGTCGGCTCGCGGGAGATCGTCGGGCAGGTGCACGCCGACAACTACTCGGGCGGTGGCCAGGTCCAGGGTCACCAGGCGCTGGACGCGCTGCGGGCACTGACGCACGTACCGGTGATGTGGGCGCTGCAGTCGCGGACGGGCACCGAGATCGCCGAACGGCTGGAGGCGGGCGAGGTTCCCGGCGTGGCGGAGGTGCGCATCGCCAACGTGCAGGACCGCGCCCTGGTGGTACGCCTGGACCGGCCGCTGGCCCGCGAACTGCCCGCGTACGCCGCGCGGTACGGGGCGGCCCCGTACCCGGTCGGCGCCAACTCGCGCTACGAGGTGGCCCCGTTGTTCTACCGCATGTCCTCCTCGTCCCTGGACGACGAACCCCGGCTCGCCGACTGGACGGTGCGGATCAACCCGATGCGGGCGGGCGCCGATCTCGTCCTGGACATCCTCCGCCGCGCGCTGGAGGACCTGTACACCGCACACGGGACGGGAGGGAGCTGA
- a CDS encoding phosphopentomutase has product MSAAVAGSGAGASAGRTVIVVLDGLGIGAMPDAGALRPGDLEADTLGHLLDRYRAAHGRHLRLPALGDLGLGLLRPHPALASGTALPVAAGRARLGYDGADTYAGHQTMMGADFSRVAVARLAQHLAEVTAALEQAGHKVESLGGEPVLVVDGNMLVHDNLEADPGINWNVSARLEDQPFERILAVARTVRATAPVARVIAVGGRSGSPLPDFVRHGDGDTVGLDTPASGFYRNGGLRVQHLGAPVDHARQLPELAARAGADVTLVGKAADILACDSAVRRPAVRTEEVLAHTVSAARHAGEAGGTPALVVANVQETDLAGHQQDAARFGAVLEETDAGLGALLRELNRPGDRLIVTADHGNDPVIGHAFHTREFVPVLVHRPGTGDAGPVLLPDAASLADVGATAAQFLGICGDGTAGGSPLPV; this is encoded by the coding sequence GTGAGCGCCGCGGTCGCCGGTTCCGGAGCCGGGGCGAGCGCGGGCCGGACCGTCATCGTCGTCCTGGACGGGCTCGGCATCGGGGCCATGCCCGACGCGGGCGCGCTGCGGCCGGGCGATCTCGAAGCCGACACGCTCGGGCATCTCCTCGACCGGTACCGCGCCGCACACGGCCGGCACCTGCGGCTTCCCGCACTGGGAGACCTCGGCCTCGGCCTGCTGCGCCCGCACCCCGCGCTCGCGTCCGGGACGGCGCTGCCCGTCGCGGCCGGACGGGCCCGCCTCGGCTACGACGGCGCGGACACCTACGCCGGTCACCAGACCATGATGGGCGCCGACTTCAGCCGGGTCGCCGTCGCGCGCCTCGCACAGCACCTCGCGGAGGTGACCGCGGCGCTCGAACAGGCCGGACACAAGGTCGAGTCGCTGGGCGGGGAGCCCGTGCTCGTGGTGGACGGGAACATGCTCGTGCACGACAACCTGGAGGCCGACCCCGGCATCAACTGGAACGTCTCCGCCCGCCTCGAGGACCAGCCTTTCGAGCGGATCCTCGCTGTCGCCCGCACGGTGCGGGCCACCGCGCCGGTCGCGCGCGTCATCGCGGTGGGCGGCCGTTCCGGGAGCCCGCTGCCGGACTTCGTGCGGCACGGCGACGGGGACACCGTCGGGCTGGACACGCCCGCGAGCGGCTTCTACCGCAACGGCGGACTGCGGGTGCAGCACCTCGGAGCACCGGTGGATCACGCCAGGCAGCTGCCGGAGCTGGCGGCACGTGCCGGGGCCGACGTCACCCTCGTCGGCAAGGCGGCGGACATCCTCGCCTGCGACAGCGCGGTGCGCCGCCCCGCCGTGCGTACGGAGGAGGTGCTGGCACACACGGTCTCCGCCGCACGCCACGCCGGAGAGGCAGGCGGTACGCCGGCTCTCGTGGTGGCGAACGTGCAGGAGACCGACCTGGCCGGGCACCAGCAGGACGCCGCGCGCTTCGGTGCGGTACTGGAGGAGACGGACGCCGGACTGGGCGCACTGCTGCGGGAGTTGAACCGTCCGGGCGACCGGCTGATCGTCACCGCCGACCACGGCAACGACCCGGTGATCGGGCACGCCTTCCACACCCGCGAGTTCGTCCCGGTACTCGTCCACCGGCCGGGCACCGGCGACGCCGGTCCCGTTCTGCTCCCGGACGCGGCGTCGCTGGCGGACGTCGGCGCCACGGCGGCCCAGTTCCTCGGCATCTGCGGGGACGGGACGGCCGGGGGCTCGCCGCTGCCGGTCTGA
- a CDS encoding alanine racemase: MFLDTVLARNPQLADTAASLHRDGAIPPDTYVVDRDAVEGNAALLAERAEELGLSLWFVVKQLGRNPELIAVVARHLPRSAAIDAPEARALHSAGALAGNIGHLVQIPRRALAGMLEWRPEAVTVFDADNARAVSDEAQRQGFVQDVLLRLAGAPGSVYPGQEGGVPPDGVDAFADEAEAMPGIRIAGVTGFPCLLCDPSTGAPLPTGTFTLLREARARLENRGHQGLKLSAPGATSAAALPLLARLGATHGEPGHALTGTTPLHALDPGQPERPGYVYVTEVSHTLADGRPALLGGGFYPRAGIRDALLPRAGLRLPVQEMPAENIDYYRLLDAPPPGAAPVRAGDTAVLAFRTQMFVTRSSIAVVAGLSSGRPRLTGLYDPLGRAL; this comes from the coding sequence TTGTTCCTCGACACCGTCCTCGCCCGCAATCCCCAGCTCGCGGACACGGCTGCCTCGCTGCACCGGGACGGCGCGATACCGCCGGACACCTACGTCGTCGACCGCGACGCCGTGGAGGGGAACGCGGCGCTGCTCGCGGAGAGGGCCGAGGAGCTGGGCCTGTCCCTGTGGTTCGTCGTGAAGCAGCTGGGACGCAACCCGGAGCTGATAGCCGTGGTGGCCCGCCACCTTCCGAGGTCCGCGGCCATCGACGCACCCGAGGCACGCGCCCTCCACTCCGCCGGAGCTCTCGCGGGCAACATCGGGCACCTGGTGCAGATCCCGCGGCGCGCGCTGGCCGGGATGCTCGAATGGCGCCCGGAGGCCGTCACCGTCTTCGACGCCGACAACGCCCGCGCCGTGTCCGACGAAGCACAGCGCCAGGGATTCGTGCAGGACGTCCTGCTGCGGCTGGCGGGAGCACCCGGCTCGGTCTACCCGGGCCAGGAGGGCGGTGTCCCGCCCGACGGCGTCGATGCCTTCGCGGACGAGGCCGAAGCGATGCCGGGCATCCGGATCGCGGGCGTCACCGGCTTCCCGTGCCTGCTGTGCGATCCGTCGACGGGCGCTCCTCTGCCCACGGGGACGTTCACGCTGCTGCGTGAGGCCCGCGCGCGCCTGGAGAACCGAGGCCACCAGGGCCTCAAGCTCAGTGCACCGGGCGCCACTTCGGCCGCCGCGCTGCCGCTGCTCGCCCGGCTCGGCGCAACGCACGGCGAACCCGGTCACGCCCTGACCGGTACGACACCGTTGCACGCGCTCGACCCCGGCCAGCCGGAACGGCCCGGCTACGTCTATGTCACCGAGGTCTCCCACACTCTTGCCGACGGCCGGCCCGCCCTGCTGGGAGGGGGCTTCTACCCCCGCGCGGGGATCAGGGACGCGCTGCTGCCGCGCGCCGGTCTGCGGCTGCCCGTGCAGGAGATGCCGGCAGAGAACATCGACTACTACCGGCTCCTGGACGCTCCCCCGCCGGGCGCCGCGCCGGTACGGGCGGGCGACACGGCGGTCCTCGCCTTCCGCACCCAGATGTTCGTCACGCGCAGCAGCATCGCCGTCGTCGCGGGCCTCTCCTCGGGCCGGCCGCGGCTGACCGGCCTGTACGACCCGCTGGGACGGGCCCTGTGA
- the ffh gene encoding signal recognition particle protein, whose translation MFDTLSDRLAATFKNLRGKGRLSEADIDATAREIRIALLEADVALPVVRAFIKQVKERAVGSEVSQALNPAQQVIKIVNEELIGILGGETRRLRYAKNPPTVIMLAGLQGSGKTTLAGKLGRWLKQQGHEPLLVACDLQRPNAVNQLSVVAERAGVAVFAPEPGNGVGDPVKVAEDSVVHAREKHHDVIVVDTAGRLGIDEELMRQAADIRDAVSPDEILFVVDAMIGQDAVTTAEAFRDGVGFDGVVLSKLDGDARGGAALSVAQVTGKQVMFASNGEKLDDFDAFHPDRMASRILGMGDMLTLIEKAEQTFSQQEAEKMAAKLQKGPKEFTLDDFLAQMEQVRKMGSISKLLGMMPGMGQMKEQINDLDEREVDRTAAIIKSMTPGERAEPTLINGSRRARIARGSGVEVSAVKNLVERFFEARKMMSRMAQGGGMPGMPGMPGMGGAGKKKAKQQKKAKGKRQSGNPMKRKQEEQAAAERKAAGAGSAFGGAGAAQGPEDFELPQEFKDMLPPK comes from the coding sequence GTGTTCGACACTCTCTCCGATCGCCTCGCAGCGACCTTCAAGAACCTCCGGGGCAAGGGCCGCTTGTCCGAGGCGGACATCGACGCCACGGCGCGTGAGATCCGTATCGCCCTGCTGGAGGCGGACGTCGCGCTCCCCGTCGTGCGCGCCTTCATCAAGCAGGTCAAGGAGCGTGCCGTAGGGAGCGAGGTCTCCCAGGCGCTGAACCCCGCCCAGCAGGTCATCAAGATCGTCAACGAGGAGCTCATCGGCATCCTCGGTGGCGAGACCCGCCGCCTGCGGTACGCGAAGAACCCGCCGACCGTGATCATGCTCGCCGGCCTGCAGGGTTCCGGTAAGACGACCCTGGCGGGAAAGCTGGGCCGCTGGCTCAAGCAGCAGGGGCACGAGCCGCTGCTCGTCGCGTGTGACCTTCAGCGTCCCAACGCCGTGAACCAGCTCTCCGTCGTGGCCGAGCGTGCCGGTGTCGCGGTCTTCGCGCCCGAGCCCGGCAACGGCGTCGGAGACCCGGTGAAGGTCGCCGAGGACTCCGTGGTCCACGCCCGGGAGAAGCACCACGACGTCATCGTCGTCGACACCGCGGGCCGCCTCGGTATCGACGAGGAGCTGATGCGGCAGGCCGCCGACATCCGGGACGCGGTCAGCCCCGACGAGATCCTCTTCGTCGTCGACGCGATGATCGGCCAGGACGCGGTCACCACCGCCGAGGCCTTCCGCGACGGCGTCGGCTTCGACGGCGTGGTGCTCTCGAAGCTCGACGGCGACGCACGAGGCGGCGCCGCCCTCTCGGTCGCCCAGGTGACCGGCAAGCAGGTCATGTTCGCCTCCAACGGCGAGAAGCTGGACGACTTCGACGCGTTCCACCCGGACCGCATGGCGTCCCGCATCCTCGGCATGGGCGACATGCTCACGCTCATCGAGAAGGCCGAGCAGACCTTCAGCCAGCAAGAGGCCGAGAAGATGGCCGCGAAGCTGCAGAAGGGGCCCAAGGAGTTCACGCTCGACGACTTCCTGGCGCAGATGGAGCAGGTCCGCAAGATGGGCTCCATCTCGAAGCTGCTCGGCATGATGCCCGGCATGGGCCAGATGAAGGAGCAGATCAACGACCTCGACGAGCGCGAGGTCGACCGCACGGCCGCCATCATCAAGTCGATGACGCCGGGCGAGCGCGCCGAGCCCACCCTCATCAACGGCTCCCGTCGGGCACGCATCGCGCGGGGCTCCGGCGTCGAGGTCAGCGCGGTGAAGAACCTCGTGGAGCGGTTCTTCGAGGCCCGCAAGATGATGTCCCGCATGGCGCAGGGCGGCGGAATGCCTGGTATGCCGGGAATGCCCGGCATGGGCGGCGCAGGGAAGAAGAAGGCGAAGCAGCAGAAGAAGGCCAAGGGCAAGCGCCAGTCGGGCAACCCGATGAAGCGCAAGCAGGAGGAGCAGGCCGCCGCCGAGCGCAAGGCGGCGGGTGCGGGCAGCGCGTTCGGCGGCGCGGGCGCGGCGCAGGGCCCGGAGGACTTCGAACTTCCGCAGGAGTTCAAGGACATGCTGCCCCCGAAGTGA
- a CDS encoding phosphotriesterase family protein, with amino-acid sequence MYEQRPVHPLRTVSGPLEAARVRGPVLAHEHLALDLSSGGDPTAVLDDRHRGAVTAELAALREEFGLGLVVELTCRGMGRDVAALVRISRESGVAVVVGTGWYYERFHPAGTAGAGVDELTEVLVREIEGGIDGTGVRPGVIGEAGSHGDAPSGQEVLTLTAAARAAKSTGLPVATHAQLGRGGPAQLELLTGAGLEPHRVSIGHQDLLDDAGVHRELAAEGAYVAFDTVGKENYVSDDARLRLLLALLEAGHADRVLLSCDISRYGYLTSKGGTGYGHLFRSFLPRLRAAGADDALIDLLTRRNPLRFLTGGTSDDEEL; translated from the coding sequence ATGTACGAGCAGCGTCCTGTGCACCCGCTCCGCACCGTCTCCGGGCCGCTTGAAGCAGCGCGGGTGCGCGGGCCGGTCCTGGCGCATGAGCATCTGGCGCTGGACCTCTCGAGCGGCGGAGACCCCACAGCCGTGCTCGACGACCGGCATCGCGGGGCCGTCACCGCCGAACTGGCCGCTCTGCGCGAGGAGTTCGGCCTCGGCCTCGTCGTGGAGCTGACATGCCGGGGCATGGGCCGGGACGTGGCGGCACTGGTGCGGATCTCGCGGGAGTCGGGCGTCGCGGTCGTGGTGGGCACGGGCTGGTACTACGAACGCTTCCACCCGGCCGGGACCGCGGGAGCCGGAGTCGACGAGCTCACCGAGGTGCTGGTCCGCGAGATCGAGGGCGGGATCGACGGCACGGGCGTACGCCCCGGTGTCATCGGCGAGGCGGGCAGCCACGGCGACGCGCCCAGCGGCCAGGAGGTCCTGACGCTCACCGCTGCCGCACGCGCCGCCAAGTCGACCGGGCTGCCGGTCGCGACGCACGCCCAGCTCGGACGCGGCGGCCCCGCACAGCTGGAGCTGCTGACCGGGGCGGGCCTGGAGCCGCACCGCGTGAGCATCGGCCACCAGGACCTGCTGGACGACGCGGGGGTCCACCGCGAGCTGGCCGCGGAAGGCGCGTACGTCGCCTTCGACACCGTCGGCAAGGAGAACTACGTCAGCGACGACGCACGGCTGCGGCTGCTGCTCGCGCTCCTGGAGGCAGGGCACGCCGACCGGGTGCTGCTCAGCTGCGACATCTCGCGGTACGGCTATCTCACGAGCAAGGGCGGCACCGGGTACGGCCACCTCTTCCGCTCGTTCCTTCCGCGCCTGCGCGCGGCGGGAGCCGACGACGCCCTGATCGATCTGCTGACCCGGCGCAATCCGCTGCGCTTCCTCACGGGCGGCACGAGCGACGACGAGGAGCTGTGA
- a CDS encoding haloacid dehalogenase-like hydrolase encodes MRNRSVLAALSLAAALVASVPAPASAATGSPAPAGGGTAGTAAGSAHCPQLSKKLEWHGHNRAALQRVIDERGRCGHHTKGGHEPRPVAAFDWDNTITKNDTTDVTLAWALHHDKILQPRRWGDTSEWLTPAAEGALTEACGKAVPAGRPLPTSTDDDCTDEIFEIRTEAQTMDGRPAFGGKWNHRRTVPEYAWVAQLFAGHTPAEVKQYAEAGRKKSLAAPIGSEMKVGTHTMPAYVRYYEQQKDLISTLQRAGFDVYIVSAGVEYAAEAWSKGVGIDAEHTIAIRSILRDGRITTRNEGCGGAPASRGETIPYIDGKRCWVNQDIYGVKGRAAWKQQDREHRIAVGGGDADTDVTFVRDATGAHLVLNRNKNEVMCRAYDNEDGRWLPNPMFIEPLPQKPEPYPCSTSAYNSENGDLTPVHRYDGSTVPDQKDRVFG; translated from the coding sequence ATGCGCAACAGATCCGTTCTGGCCGCACTGAGCCTCGCCGCGGCCCTCGTGGCCTCGGTTCCCGCACCGGCCTCCGCTGCGACCGGTTCGCCGGCTCCCGCCGGCGGCGGCACCGCCGGGACGGCGGCCGGATCCGCCCACTGCCCTCAGCTGTCGAAGAAGCTCGAGTGGCACGGGCACAACCGCGCCGCGCTCCAGCGCGTGATCGACGAGCGTGGCCGGTGCGGTCACCACACCAAGGGCGGCCACGAGCCCCGCCCGGTCGCCGCCTTCGACTGGGACAACACGATCACCAAGAACGACACGACGGACGTTACGCTCGCCTGGGCCCTTCACCACGACAAGATCCTCCAGCCCCGCCGGTGGGGCGACACCAGCGAGTGGCTCACCCCCGCCGCCGAGGGCGCTCTGACGGAGGCGTGCGGCAAGGCCGTGCCCGCGGGCCGCCCGCTGCCCACCTCCACCGACGACGACTGCACCGACGAGATCTTCGAGATCCGCACGGAAGCGCAGACCATGGACGGCCGCCCGGCATTCGGGGGCAAGTGGAACCACCGCCGGACGGTGCCCGAATACGCCTGGGTGGCCCAGCTGTTCGCCGGACACACTCCGGCCGAGGTCAAGCAGTACGCCGAGGCTGGCCGCAAGAAGAGCCTGGCCGCGCCCATCGGCAGCGAGATGAAGGTGGGCACCCACACGATGCCCGCCTACGTGCGCTATTACGAGCAGCAGAAGGACCTCATCAGCACGCTGCAGCGGGCCGGCTTCGACGTCTACATCGTCTCGGCGGGCGTCGAGTACGCGGCCGAGGCCTGGTCGAAGGGCGTGGGCATCGACGCCGAGCACACCATCGCCATCCGCAGCATCCTCCGCGACGGCCGCATCACCACGCGCAACGAAGGGTGCGGGGGCGCCCCGGCGAGCCGGGGCGAGACCATCCCGTACATCGACGGCAAGCGCTGCTGGGTCAACCAGGACATCTACGGGGTCAAGGGCCGCGCCGCCTGGAAGCAGCAGGACCGCGAGCACCGCATCGCCGTGGGCGGCGGCGACGCGGACACCGACGTCACCTTCGTACGTGACGCGACCGGCGCGCACCTCGTCCTCAACCGGAACAAGAACGAGGTGATGTGCCGGGCGTACGACAACGAGGACGGACGCTGGCTGCCCAACCCGATGTTCATCGAGCCGCTCCCGCAGAAGCCGGAGCCGTACCCGTGCTCCACGTCGGCGTACAACAGCGAGAACGGTGACCTCACGCCGGTACACCGCTACGACGGCAGCACAGTGCCTGACCAGAAGGACCGCGTCTTCGGCTGA